Within Wyeomyia smithii strain HCP4-BCI-WySm-NY-G18 chromosome 2, ASM2978416v1, whole genome shotgun sequence, the genomic segment GGCAAGTATTaacaaacttgaaaaaaaaactagtcttCTATTTTGTAACATTTATTAACCAAACAGTGCAAAAATGCTATTTAAAAAAACCCTTTTACTCATATTTTCCATtccattctatttttttttttctagtattaAAAAAGCAAAAGCAAATATTCGTACATACAAAGACTGTGATAGTTAACGACACTTGTTAAAATTTTGTTCTCGCAACAGTTTTTACTGCAATCGTCTACAACTATTGAGGAAAAACTATGTTTTACCGGTGGAAAAGATCCGACATCTTTACACGTAAGGACAGATCTTAGCTTTCACCTGTACATAATTATTTACAAAGTCTAAACATACTCAGACCGAAATAAGTGTAGTAAACTAAACGAATATCGAAGTAAGGATAATTCTTTGAGTAAAAGGAAAATCATGAGCAATCGTATGGATGAATTGAATCAGAAGAAAAACGACCGACTGGTGCGTTGGATTGTTCCCATGGTGGAGCTTGTAAATACAGAAAAAAgatgaaatcaaagaaaaacgCACTCATCGCTGTGACGATATGCTTATCAAGATCGATCGTGGCTACAGTAAATGTGTGCAGTTCATAGCAAGTTTCTCTCAAACAGCTAATATCAGATAACGAGTGAAAGTctcccaacaaaataatcgtcaGTGGCTGGTACTAAATAGAACGAACATATATTTGAAATTCGTAATTGAATGTCTATTTCCCTGTCTGTCCCTTCCCACATTCCTCGCCCGCAGTAAGTCCGACAGGTCCGTCTGGTCGCAGCACGCGGCCAGTAGCAGGACCTCGGATCCGGGCGATCCGGTATCAGAAATACAAAtatttaacaacaacaaaaaaagtaaaaccttATATTCAATTATAAATGTGTAAATGGTGTGTgacaaaacaaaagcaaaaaataaaaatacaaaaaacaaagcGAGAACTAAGTCAGTCTTCATTGTACATGGaacaaaaatatgataattaaaactaaaaatgcTAATAAAATTCGTATACATGTTTGAAGTTTAACCCGACTCAGTCCGCAATCACAAGGCCCTTTCACAGCTGTTAAATTTACAGTTGGCGAACTTATCACAGGTATCCATacttttttgtgcaaattattgaaacCAAAAAGCTCCACTGTGTTCctattttggccatagcattcCTACATTAGCCATTATTTCGATTATACAATCTAGTTTGTTTCATTAAGATGGAGAAAAATGACGACtctatttttttatgttattttaatcAATTCAAATTTCTGCGGTAATCAAAAGTTTTTCTTCAATTAGTTTTATAATTTGTTCACCTTCGTTATTAACGTTAAAGCCACAGTTTGAAATAAACTCTAATCAGTGCTTTTTTTTGCTAACGCATAGCCAAAAATGATAAGATTCGTTATGCCGGCATGTCAGGCCAGTCCAGAACGATTCATTGCAGTTCAATATTCACTCTAGTTCTGTTGTTAGCAATGAAGTCCCTCGTGTTGATCGTTTGTACCGGTTTAATTTCGATTCTCTTATCTGCTGACGCGGTCAATATCCTATACATAACCGGTGCAGTCTCCAGAAGCGAATTCACATGGTAGAACCAGTTTTATTTGTTCATTGGCGAAATATTTCTAGCTCCTCTCACATTCTAGGAACAAACAATTGATGTATGGCTTAGCTGCCAAAGGACACAACGTAACAGCATTAGCAACACACGTGGATGAAAATGCTCCAAAAAATGTTCACTTCATACCACTGGAAGGAGTTTATGAGTCACTGGTTCACAACTCGttgcatgttgaaaaaaatcgccCTTTCCGAACCTTGTACAATAGGGCTAAACAGTCAATCAAATCGTGCGAGTTGATACTCAAAACGAATGAATTCGCATCCTTAATGAACTACCCGAAGGAATTTAAATTCGACTTGATCATCCACGATGAGGTTGTTGGGGCGTGTGCGGTTGCAATTGCCCAACACAAATTCCACCTTCCTCCTATGATCAGCGCTACTGCCTCCAATACTGTGTCAGGAACCGCGTTCAGCATCCTCCCAAATCAACATTTTGATTCGGGAGAGGATATGTGTTTTACGGGGCGACTTAAAAACTTTCTTTATAATACGTGGGAACACATTCTGGAGCAGTGGTGTGTGCGTCCGAAAATGAACCAACTTGCTCGCAAAATCATTCCGGAAATTTCAGATGTCGGAGGACTTACGAAAATGGCTCGTATTCGTTTGATTAATGCCAATGCTGCAATTCAGTTTCCGGAACCGGTGATGCCAACTGTAATTCCGGTAGGAGGATTACACATCCAAAAGTCGGAAGCGCTTGCGAAAGATCTTGAAAAGATTTTCGATGAGGCTACGAACGGTATAATTTACTGTTCATTTGGTTCAGAAATTAATGGCGAAACGTTTGGTGCCACAAGAACGAACGCAATCCTTAATGTAATGAAGCAACTAAGCCAGTATCAATTTGTGTGGCAAATCGAGTTTAAGACACCCCCAAAGGTGTTGCCAAAGAATGTCCACATTCAGTCACAATTCCCACAAAATGATATTCTTGCGCAGCCCAAAGTAAAACTTTTCATAACCGAAAGCAGCACTTTAAATAGCCAGGAAGCAATTTGGTATGGAGTTCCAATGATCGGAATACCATTTGCTGCTGATCAGTACAGAAACATTAACTATGGAATGAAACACGGAATAGCGAAGCGACTCTCTCTAGCCGACATGGAGTCTGAAGACACCTTGAAAACAGCTATAGAGGAAATGTTGACCAATACATCGTAAGATATATTGACCACATTGCAATAATGGAACTAAACTTAGGTTTTTTTATCTTTCCAGCTACTTCAAAAACGCTCAACTGTTGTCGAAAATATTCCGCGATCAACCGGTTAACCCGCTGGACCGGGCAATCTGGTGGGTTGAGTGGGTCTTACGAAACCCACAGATCGAGCGTTGTTGGCGACCGGTCGGTGCTGGAATGTGCTGGATCAGTAGAAACGGTTACGATGTGCTGTTCGTTGTGTTTGCAACGATTGCTATCTCGATGCATATCATAACAGGTCTTATCTTTCGGCTGTTACGTAAGAGGCGTTCCTTATCGCGAGAGGTGAAACCGAAGCGGGAGTGAAGTTTTTTGCTGAGTAATCTTTTCGGCAGTATTTTCTACCAAACAAATAAAGAATAATGGAGAATACTAGTATCTATGTTTAAATAATTAACTTCCAGCAGAATAACCTTCAAACGTTGAGTAGTCGATTTTTGTCGACACCCGAAAAATCTAGCGAGATAATTTTCTCTCTTAGTTGCAAAATATTCTCGTTAAAGTCTTTAGCCCTAAGTTTCAATAAATCCAGATAACCTTTCTcctcaaaaccgaaaatatccTTTTATACCATCAGTACCGTTCAAATATATTTCGAGGATGTTTCTTATGAAGCTTCAACTAGAGAATAATTCTGTCTGTGAGAGCCCCGAATTTAACTAGCTTTTAATATGATCATTTCCATTAAACACGTCTTGTCAATCCAAGTTtcaagatttgaaaaaaatttgaaccaACATTGATCACTAGTTCTCTTCAAGCCGATATTTTATTATCATTTGATTTAAAATATATCAAACAACTGTATCACAACCTCGATGCACATCATAACAGGTCTTATCTATCGAATGTtaaacaaaaaacttttctGTTGCGCGAACAAGGAAGCGGGAGTAAAGTTGAAGTGAGTGTCAAtaatcctttttttttgctgaataaTGATTTATTTTGCTCAATATAACAAA encodes:
- the LOC129723616 gene encoding UDP-glucosyltransferase 2-like, with protein sequence MKSLVLIVCTGLISILLSADAVNILYITGAVSRSEFTWNKQLMYGLAAKGHNVTALATHVDENAPKNVHFIPLEGVYESLVHNSLHVEKNRPFRTLYNRAKQSIKSCELILKTNEFASLMNYPKEFKFDLIIHDEVVGACAVAIAQHKFHLPPMISATASNTVSGTAFSILPNQHFDSGEDMCFTGRLKNFLYNTWEHILEQWCVRPKMNQLARKIIPEISDVGGLTKMARIRLINANAAIQFPEPVMPTVIPVGGLHIQKSEALAKDLEKIFDEATNGIIYCSFGSEINGETFGATRTNAILNVMKQLSQYQFVWQIEFKTPPKVLPKNVHIQSQFPQNDILAQPKVKLFITESSTLNSQEAIWYGVPMIGIPFAADQYRNINYGMKHGIAKRLSLADMESEDTLKTAIEEMLTNTSYFKNAQLLSKIFRDQPVNPLDRAIWWVEWVLRNPQIERCWRPVGAGMCWISRNGYDVLFVVFATIAISMHIITGLIFRLLRKRRSLSREVKPKRE